The stretch of DNA TAATCTCGACTTCATATGCATGTTGATTAGTGTAAATGAGTTGAGCTTGGATTGATCTGGATGAACTATAGGAGATTTCTCTTTTGAACATACCTTTGACATTTGAGAGAAATCATCGAAACCACTTTTCCCTCCAAAAGAGTCGCTACCGAATGGGTCTGACGCAGCAAACGGGTCTGTTTATGAAAGAGGGAGAGCACAAGCAAATGATTAGATGGAAATATCTAGTAACACACTTCAATCCAGTGCAAAAGCTCAGTTCTGTGCGTTTGCTGAACAGCGCGGCACAAACACAGGTGCTATTTTGAGAGAGAAGGCTTGTATGTGGCCAGTGTTTCTCATTTTCCATGACTTCCAGCTCCTCAAAAGCACACGTTTTGTTTTCCATCTGCAGCTTTTTTTGGTTTCCATCTGTGACGTATGTTTCTGATTAACTAATGACGACGTTATGAAAGAGTCATACAGTCGAGCTCTATCTTAAGttttaatataactaataataataaataaattaaaaaaaaatcacaaaaatattatagtttcaccgggatattattagattttattgttttaaatcagtatttatttttatattttcctttaaaatttaaattattaaattattttattttattattattttaaataagttagtttaattttttgtgttatttatgtTAACTATAATACCTCTGGGTGCAACTTCTATGAACGAAACGAATCTAaattaatccaaaaataaaatagaaatagtaaaatatttcttcattttttgCTTTCATGTTTATGAACTTCAAACTAAACATTTTCAAACTAAAaccttttctctttttatttccaGCCTGTATCCTGTTAATAATTACTTTATACTTATAAATCTAATAATATTCACTATTAAATATGGTCATTCagattttttaatggttttgaaagagTCTCTTcggctcatcaaggctgcatttattagatcaaaaatacaataaaaacagtaaaattatgaaactttttttacaatttaaaatagctctttttatataaataccagttaaactgtaatttatttttgtgatcaaatctgtattttagGCATGATgatagtgtcacatgatcttcagaaatcattctaatatgatgatttgctgctcaagaaattctgattattatcaatgttgaaaacagttgtgctgcttcatatttttgtggaaaccatgctatattttacatttatattatatatttctttgatgaacagaaagttcaaaagaacagcatttatgtgaaacagCAACatgataaatatctttactgtcgaGCGAAATGCTTCTTAAAAAGACAAGGTTTATATCAAGAATGACCCAATTATAAACACAGCACAGGAAAGGAGTGGGTATGTTTGCTGAGAGAAAGCTGAGCTAGTAAAATGCGTGCGAGTTTCCTTAACGCATCTGTAAGTGTGAGACCACTAACAGCTCCGAACACACTCTCTAGTGTTCCCGTCAAAAGAGTTATTTCAGGAGCACGTCAGTCTGCATGCTTCCCATAAATTAACCCCGCTTCCTCGGACGGGATGCGCAGAAAGAGTTTACCTGTTCAGCGAGAGCAGggcacaaacacagagagagagaagacagcTGTGTGGATTCCTGACGCTTTTCCGTTAGACTTAGCCACAAAGCGTTCCCTGTTCGGACGGGACTATTTTCGGAAGGCCTGTAGCTAAACGTGTACGTAAAAGCACTATTAATAGAATCAAGTCACAGGAAATTTTGAGGCAATGCCTCAAAACAAACGCTGACTTCAACtttgtaaaaatacatacacatacatacataaatatatatatatatactctggaCTCTGGACCACCTTAAGGGTAAACATTTTggaattgagatgtatacatcacctggaagctgaataaatgagctttccattgatgcaactattagaaaatctggtttttattatattttgacaatatttggatgagatgcaactatttgaaaatctggaatctgagggtgcaaaaaaaaatctaaatacggagaaaatcacctttaaagttgtccaaatgaagttcttagcaatgcatattactaatcaaaaaataaagttttgatttatttaaggtaggaaatttacaaaatatcttcatggaacatgatctttacttaatgtcctaatgatttttggcataaaagtaaaattgtaaattttgacccatacaaagttTCGACTGAGTTTGTGCTCCaggttctcacacacacacacacacacacacatatatatatatatatatataaataaataaatatttttttttactaattaatcacaaatttttctgaaattaattgcAGTTAATCTCACCTAAcattaaagtaatgcattactttccataaaaagtaacaaagtcCCATAAGTAGTTATTTTTTAAGGTAATAgcacattactgtaatgcattacttttaaaagttacttttcccaacactgtgtgtgtgtatatatataccatattttttcagactataagtcgcacctatgTATAAgttacatcagtccaaaaatgccctctggcggctggagacggtaatgttttctcttggttcatgtcaaataaattttgataaataagtcgcacctgactataagtcgcagaaccagccaaactatgaaaaaagtgtgacttatagtcaggaaaatacggtatatatatatataatgctgcttgaaagtttgtgaactCTTAAAAATAGTCTATTTTTCTGCATAAGTATGAACCAATTCATCATCAGATTTTCACACAAGTCCCGAAAGTAGACAAATAGAACATAATCAAAAAATGTtgacaaaaataattttctttgtcatttactctactttcatttaatttccaGTGTTACGTTTATGCGATGTGCTAAAGTATGTGAATCTTTGCTTTCAGTATCTGGTGGGACCCAATTTTGCAGCAATAACTGCAAGTAACGTTTCTCATAGTTTCTCTTGAGACTCAGTTCTTGGACAGATGTCCTGACATTTTCCTTCATTTCCTTCACAGATGGGAAAAGGTTCTTATGCTGGAATGCAGTGTGTTCTTTTGTCCACATGATCTTTAGCAATCTGCAGATGGTCAGCAATGGTCTTTTTGGATGCAACATGCACACACCACGGTTCCTCAGTGCTCTCCTCATGAACATTAGCCAATGTGAGAAAGGCCTTTAGTGGCTTAGAAGTTACTGAACCAAACTCTTTAGAGATTTCAGTGATCCTCTTTCTGAGATCCTCAGAGATCTCCTTTGTTCGTGCCATGACTCACAACAGATAATCACAGAGATTCAAGTACATTTACACCGCACAGAAATGTAACACTGGGTAATCCGTCAATAAAACCTgtcaatttttctaaataaataagctttccattgatgtttcGTTTGTTAGGacgacaatatttgaaaatctggaatctgaggatgcaaaaaaatctaaatattgagaaaatcacctttaaagttgtccaaattaggttcttagcaatgcattttactaatgatttttaacataaaagaaaaatggataattttgacccaaataatgttttttcggactattcattaaaaaaaatatccccATCAACCTaagacatacagtacagaccaatagtttggaaacattactattttttatgtttttgaaagaagtttcttctgctcatcaagcctgcatttatttgatcaaaaatacagaaaaaacatgtaatagtgtgatatattattacaatttaaaagaactgtttttaaatgtattatactttaaattatcatttatttctgtgatgcaaagctgaatttttcggatcattatcacatgatcctttagaaatcattctaatatgatgattcattatcaaagctggaaacagttctgctgctcaatattgtttcagaacatgtgatacttttttaggatactttgatgaataaaaagtaaaaaaaaagaagctatgtttttaaaatataaatattttgtaataacaatatacactactggtcagtaatttagggtcagtaattgtttttctttattttttttaaataaaatcaatacttattcagcaaagatgtgttaaaatgataaaaagtgatagtaaagaaaatatattattagaatatatattattagatttttttttttttttaataaatgcagttcttttgaaccttttattgatcaaatatattagacagcagaagtgtttccaacactcataatcaatcagaatattagaatgatttctaaatgatcatgtgatcgactgatgttacatgtgacactgaaggctggaggaatgatgctgaaaattcagctttgcatcacaggaataaattacttttttaaagtatattcaaatagaaaactattattttaatttgtaataatatttcacaatattacagttttttctgtatttttgatcaaataaatgcaggcttgatgagcagaagaaacttctttcaaaaacattaaaaacagtaatgtttccaaacttttggtctgtactgtatgtgtgtttgtgtgtgaataattTGTGTTTTAACCCTTCGTATACCAAAATATACTTCAAAATgggcaagaaaatacatttccaatCCTTACAGTAGCCTACGTTTAGACCCAATGCAAATGTGGCTAGAAtaatagaatattttatataatttccaAAAGAAAGGATCTGTGTGTTAATGAAGAGTTGTAGGCCTCAGTTGGAAGTTGCATCATGTGACTGTATGATTATAATTATTCCACTCTCTTCATTTTGTGTGAAAGCTAGTTCTCTTACGACTCTATCTTTGATCTACTCTCTGAATCATGCATCACTCTGGTACTGAGAAGACCAACTAGCTTCCTCTAACAGACGAAGAGACGAAAAGATAAGAAGatgaacaacaacaaacaacaaaaaagaggtGTGGCGCAACACCACTTACcgtattttatttctaaacagaTCATTTTTTGATGTGTCAAATGATTACACTTCttgaaagtctcttctgctcaccaaggctttatttatttttttatgttttaatcaaaaacagagtataaaacagtaatattgtgtaaaatatgaatgcattttaaactgtaatttatatctgtgtattttcagcatccagtgtcacatgatccttcagaaagtgctgatttgctgatgctaaaaatgcagctttaaatcacagaaataaattacatcttaacacacattcacacagaaaacagctataagaaattataataatatttcacaattttactgtattttctatcaaacTATCAATGTAGCCTTAGCGAGCAGAACAAACATCAAAAAATCTTGAATAATTCCAAGCTTTTGGTGCTGTACTTTGAATACTAGCCTAGTTTAATAACTCATCTGTGAGTAATCTATTGTTATTCTGGCTTCCTGAACACCGTGATCTGTTTGATGAACAGTAATGAAGACGGTTAGTGAATCAGAGGTGACCGAATGCACACCGTACCTGACTCTTTAGGTTTGGGACTCGATGTCTGGCTGACTCTTCTGCTGAAGGGACCGGcctgtgacagagagagagaaaccacaAGGCATCATGGGAATGACAGAGCACTAACCGTACATTATGACATGTTTCTCACAACATTAGCCAAAACATCAACTCACACGCTGCAACATGCAAGCTCTCCAGGAGAGGAATTTACTTGTGTTTGATTCAACGctttaaatgcaaaaaatctaaatcaaacttTTGATCAGAAAAATGTACATCtacatcgatttttttttttttttttttatcacggaGAATAAAATTGAAACGAACTGATTTCAACTTGTCCATAAACATGCTTTCATTTATTTGAGCTACTTTTCAAATGCCTTAGATTTCACTTGCAGAcgtttaataataaaacataaaaccatcATAGAAATATGAATTACTTATTTAAGGTTGACCTCTTTTTAAAAAGCAGACATTTGGCAGAGTATTGTAGAAGTGAAAAAAGTTGTAAagattatataacaaaaaagttATGGAAGTTTACGTTTATGgaaatatatagtataataatttaaatatttatattttatatgtattttacaaaACATGTTCCACTCTGAAACTGATAGAAAATCTAAATTCCTAAaaagttatgttccaaatttgaggttgatttctcaaaaatgagaaattttgTTTGGGTGCAGTACCAagcttctccactagatgtccaTTTAAGTGCGCCTTCATTACCATATATGGTTTGAGTGACCTGAAATATTGTTTTTACAtacttttctcaatatttatgaTGTAGACATCACAATTAGACGTATTAAGGGTCAGTATGGCAGTATTCGATTTCGTTTCAACATCAAAAAACACATAAGAGAACCCTGGACTTGCGTTATAGTTCACAAAGCATAAAAAAAGGATAATCTATTGTGTTTTCTATTCACTTTTAGACCTTTTTGTTATCGTTTGAATATTCtccatgaaaatgaataaagatttttcatgcatattaataaattacagttgctctgtaaaatatttaaaaaatcagtcAGCAAATATCAAAACTAAAGTCTTTGagctttccaatgatatatagtttgtcaagattacttAAGGTTCAGACTAAGATATTACTGTTTAAAACATATAACGGCAAGTGGACCcagacatttaacaggttaaatatgCATTGTGTGAGCATGAAAATACACTTGCATTTCACGACCTGAAGTAAAACTGGATCCTGCTCTGATTTTCCACTGATGGAACTCGTTTAAAACAATCATTTGTCATGGTAGATTTGTAGAAATATGCAGAAAAAAGTAATAACATGGCCTCAGAttcccaggatttttttttaatttaccttGAAAtctattttgattaaaatatcaataaaagtTAACTCTGAAAACAAACAAGCATCTTTTTTTTCTGACTGAGTTTTAATTCCAAAAAATTGTTTCTGATTTTttatctgatattctgatttttttttttttttttaatttagaagaaAAGTCAGATTAGCAAAATATAAACtctaatataaacataaattctgacttttatctcgcaattcagattttttttttcacaatcaaGTTTTTATTTgcaccaataaaataaataaaaaggatgtGCAACATTTCCTCTCAATTATTTTTCTTGCAACTCAGAATTTATCTCACACAATTCTGGGTTCAtatcaaaaaaatacattttgcaatcAAAAAGTCTGtctaaaatcatgaaaaaaattttttttaatgaaatttaaaaagttgaataaaaaaaaaaaagattttattttaaaaaagttttttgtttgtttgttttttctttaaatatgtttaattttttatctaATTTAGAGTTTTGCATTTACAATTGTATGGATTCCATAGGAATGGtttgatttaattaatcaaaaagtaTGCCTGATTAATCACCCTGTATTTTAGACTTTTCTTCTGATCACTGTGAGATCTAAATTCTGAATTGTGCATCTAGGTCTTTCCATCCAGCATTTTTTATGCAACATCCCAGAATCTGCATGACAACAGGAGAATAGAAACCATTATTGagtgtgaactgaatgtgttTGATGCATGAGCCCACCTTTATTGAAGGGGTCTTCGCTCTGGAAGGGGTCTATGTTTAGGCCTTGAGAGCCGCTACTGTTAAACACAGCCATCCTGGACTTAACCAATGAatcctcctgaaacacacacagcattCAGCTCGTGTTTGCTCTGCTCCTCAGACTGCGGGGAAAATATTATCATTGTAATGTGTATGAAGAGGGCATCGTTCAGCTCTAGAGGCCGTCTTCATTTCCTGCGCTGGATCGTCTGACGTCAGACGTCACAGAAAGAGTCAAGCGTTTGACAGTAGGCCAGTGTGAGGAGTTATTACACGAACAATAACACAAGTAAAGGCACTCAGAgggacgcgtgtgtgtgtgtgtgtgtgtggtttccctTTAACCTTTCGATGGAAGGCCAAGCTGAAGTTACTTTAAATGAGAACAAACATAATAAGACCAAACACATTTTCTTCACAACTTAAGGATTATTCAATATTCAAGGAAGTGTTTTAGTGTAAAAGTGATTTCTAAAGTTAAAATAGTGTCTGTCTTTACCCTTTGTTTTTACTAAGGCAGTAAGTTAATGACTCCTCAATCAgtaaaacaaacaggaaacatgTTGACAGTAAATAGCCAGAGTTTCCATCATTCATTATTACTGGAGAAGGTGACAACTGGATAAAAAGCCAATTAAATAGTTTCCATGATTACAtttccatgttttgttttttttgaggactggaaaacacaatgtaAAAATTCCCAGTTTTTCATGACGGATGGGGATGGAAAAGTGTTGACTGTcgttttacttattattttatgttattacttttgactaatgtttctttttaatttataaaattaaagaTAAGTTTCCTTTAATTAttccaaaaatttaaaaaatatacttttagttAAATGTAGCATTGTTATTGctaacaaaaactattaaaaataaataattgaaatggagttgaactgaaataaaatctaaatattttaaatagaaatcttgctGTGGCAAATAACTCAAATAATTTGTGTTTAagttaaaatactaaaattactaaaacttaaataaaaataaaagttaattaattaaattgaataaagttaaataatgtaaatttaaataacatttaaataaatacaaaaatatatattacaaaaataaaagttggtacaaaatattaataaatactgtgttAATGGAAATTACTACAACGAGCACTTAACAAGTACTAAAACTAAatgattgaaaatgtaaaaccaaATGTCATCACATttcaactttaaataaaaaaaatacaaaaaattataatttaaacaaaaatgctcATTGCTACAAATAAACAACTAAAATATGCAACTAAAAGCTTCGTCTTATGTCTTTAGACTGTTTTTTTCCTGTATATTATAATCAAGATTTGATCAGTATTAAGTCATTTAgataaaaaagtactgaaataaaatatcatataatTATTAGCTTACAAACttggtataaaaatatatattatgttaatataaaaaaatagaaatagaaaatacataaaaagaaataagttaaaaattaataaaaaaggacaaaactaaaattaaaagcatttagtaattaaaaaaaaaaacaaaacaaaaaaaaaaacgaaagactATAATATACACAactaaaagctgaataaaaattatttatctaaCCACGGTGAACCATGTAGTTCTTTAATCTCATTTCACAAACAGCTAAATATGTAAATCTGGTTACTATTTGAAACTGAAACAACCTGGAACATCTCCTTAGACTGAAGAGACATGGGACAAAGCACAGACCACAATCACCTGCACTTCGCTATTCCTCTGTCGCAGGGCTTCTTCTTTCTGCCTGATTTCGGTCTCCAATATGCGTTTCTCACTATGCACCAAAAATCAGAAACGAAAGCTAAATAAGTACCTAGAGAAATGCCAGAGGTATGGTTATAATTGTCCGTGCATGAACTCTCTGACCTCTGCAGCTGGGAGATTTCCTGGTTGATGTCATCTTGGTCCTTGATTCCCGTCAGCTCAACCAACCCAACAATACTCCTGCTGTCCTGGAAAAATCATGTTATGTAAGAGACAGTCATAGTCTGTCATCTACAGTACGTGTGTATAATTATTCAGTACACAGGATGAACGCTAGGAGGCGCCCGAGCAAACACACAGGCAACACACTGTACAAAATAACTATTTATTCAACATCATAACACTGAATGAGAACAAAGCAATAAAAAAACTTGATAGacaatatttataatttcatagATGCAGATTTCAAGATATTGTAGAAATCATACATGcagaaacctttttttaatatatcagtttttttttataatattctgatttaattttaatacattttttgtaattttttaaattttattaaacatttctaTTTAGTTTGCATtcgtttttatttgaattttggcatTAGGTTTCATTATATTTCCAGCTAGTCAGTTTTGTGCATGAGAAGTTTGTCATGTAATATCTACGTTCTCATCGCCTGAGCATAAAGACATGAACTTCAGGCAACATGAAACCAAAACAGACTATATGCATTCTTCAATTCttattgcaaataattttttaagaaaatagatATTTGCTTTCATCATCCTGGACTATGGACATCTTCCAACATAGTTGCTTGTGAACTGAAAAGCTGCATGAGTTagtgttaaaataattaacagaaacattttaatcactgcaataaTGATCCTAGACTAagtatttgcttatttaaatccAGATGGCGACTTTTTGTAGTCAGGcagtgtattttaaattaattttacaagTTTTAAATGAAGACTGCCACTGTACACATTTATTTAGAGAATAGTTTATTCTTTCAGTGGTTCACGGAGGATCTCAATAGCAGCTTCCACACACAGTAACgtcatttttgtttagtaatatacattgctaagaattaatctgaacaactttaaaggtgattttctcaatatttcgatttgtTTGCTCCCTCAGAGTCCAGATATTgcccaaatattgtccgatcctgtATGTtgttgatgtataaatctcaattttgaaaaatgtacagcGAAAGTAGTAATgttgtgatacatttttacaatttaaaacaaaactgctttctattggaatatattataaaatttaatttatttctgtgatcaaagctgtattttcagcatcattctgaaatgctgatttgttgctaaagaaacctttttttttaaatattattattactattatcattatcacaagtatataaattaatacttttattttgcaaggattctttaaatttatcaagtgtgacaaatacatttttaaaaatttctatttcacataaatgttgttcttctgaacggtctatcaaagaaacctgaaaaaattatacctatctgttttcaacataataataataaatgtttttttgaacagcaaatctgaatattaaaataatttctgaagataatgtgacactgaagactggagtaatgatgctgaaaatacagcgctgcatcacagaaataaattacagtttaaaatacattcaagtagaaagcagttattttaaatagtaaaaatatttcacaattttcctgtttttgctgtactttggatcaaataaataaagtttggtgagcagaagagactttaaaaacattacacatcttacggttcaaaaacttttgtcttgtagtttatatatataatatatttaagaccccattttttatattataatgaagaaaaagttgtttaaatcactgattcaacgactcactcataaatctacttcacttgtttcattcagggtttttgaacgattctcttgaattaaaaatgcattaattggCAAATACATTGTAAAGTCATTtgtcgccacctagtggtgaaacaatgcaatcgacaaaAAACGCTGTTtgaaacaatgacagaatttgtatttttgggtgaagtgtCCTATTAAATAATGGGACCTTTAAAAGCAATCCTGGTTTTGATCATGAGAGGATGCATgtcatgcatgtgtttgtttagTCCTCTCACCCGAGTGCTGACGGCTTTTCTCTCTGACGGTGGTATCATCTGAGGGCTCAGACTCCGAGGAGGATCCACTCCTTTCACCTTCTCCTGAATCAGGTGCATCGCCAGACAGAACTGCTCTTTGGTGAGTTTCCCGTACGCTGTGTGTCCGCCAGTGACCTGCACACCAAAACAACAGAAAACTATGTGAACCCAAGTATGAAAGGAGGAGAATGTGTAACATAACAAATGCAATTGCTCAGAACGTTCATTTTGCAAACACACAAATTGCTTTAAAAAGGCTGTGGGTGACTTTCAGGTCATGTTGGAAAGATCATATTTATGAACATAAATGCATGTAAGCCAATAAGTTTGAGGCGGGTCAGTGAGAAAGCAAGCTGGATGCAATAGATGcatcaacttttatttattttatttttttacaattaaactaAATCTAGGTTGCATGTAAAAGAAAATAGCATAGTATtgttcaattttatatataaaacaattcaatttacAGCACGttcataaattgaataaaaacattagaaaacatatgcactttatttattaatttctagaTGTAGTTTAAATTTTTTATGCAAAAATGGTACATAGGGAAATCATTTTGTGcagtataatttatattttaagtttgattttattaaattatatactttcagttttcattttgattttattatagatagatacatgcatatatgtatatatatgcgtgtgtgtgtgctttttcatttttattatttattgcggtttttaattaattattatatagctTTAATTAATTTTAGCTGTAGTTCAGTTTCACTGCGTCTTTCAGCGATGTCTGGAGTAAATGACGCCTGCTATGCTCATTaatacatccaacaacaaaacacttcaatctcttaggagtcattcttgtctacatctgctcctgCGGTGAAACTATGGAGCACTGATGACAGTcactcagtgggcggggctaaggTAAAACGCCCATGTCAATCAAACAATCGTGGGAGGAGCCTGGGTCTGTGCGACATCACTCAGCCAAGAAGCTGAGAACGGCTTGATTTGAGAAAAGGATATTATTTATGAggcttaaagaaaataaaaacacagtggATTTTGATTTTGTGGATGTGCACAAATGTGTGCATTATGTTcgaacaacatgtaaaagtgaattttgcatcaaATCTAATGAGGACTAGAGCTCCAGGAGCGGATAAGAATGCAGTTGGACTAGTCTTATGAGTGTTAGATCAAGATCGACAGGTTTACACACAGCACGAACGCTCtggtgttcacctgtgtgtgtgtttgaggctgACGTGACGGAGACAGATTTGTGCTGCTACCCAGAGGACTCTTGGAAAGGACCGGCGTGGGCCTCAGGTTCTCATTTAGCAGGAACGGGGTTGAGGGAAGAATGGGAACGGATCCCGGAAGAGCACCGGCGATCTTCTTGTGCTTGGATGGAGGGATGAGAGCGGATGGGAGGGTGGATGGCACAGACTCCTTCTCTCTCGCTGCATAAACCAGGTGCATGGCCTGA from Carassius gibelio isolate Cgi1373 ecotype wild population from Czech Republic chromosome B2, carGib1.2-hapl.c, whole genome shotgun sequence encodes:
- the LOC127951645 gene encoding epidermal growth factor receptor substrate 15-like 1 isoform X2, with amino-acid sequence MSSRLTLALRVHETESCARARGSGNMAALTPLSQLSSGNPAYESFYRQVDPGNTGKVGTLCQIWDLSDIDKDGHLDKEEFSVAMHLVYAAREKESVPSTLPSALIPPSKHKKIAGALPGSVPILPSTPFLLNENLRPTPVLSKSPLGSSTNLSPSRQPQTHTQVTGGHTAYGKLTKEQFCLAMHLIQEKVKGVDPPRSLSPQMIPPSERKAVSTRDSRSIVGLVELTGIKDQDDINQEISQLQRFLVHSEKRILETEIRQKEEALRQRNSEVQAGPFSRRVSQTSSPKPKESDPFAASDPFGSDSFGGKSGFDDFSQMSKK
- the LOC127951645 gene encoding epidermal growth factor receptor substrate 15-like 1 isoform X3; its protein translation is MSSRLTLALRVHETESCARARGSGNMAALTPLSQLSSGNPAYESFYRQVDPGNTGKVGTLCQIWDLSDIDKDGHLDKEEFSVAMHLVYAAREKESVPSTLPSALIPPSKHKKIAGALPGSVPILPSTPFLLNENLRPTPVLSKSPLGSSTNLSPSRQPQTHTQVTGGHTAYGKLTKEQFCLAMHLIQEKVKGVDPPRSLSPQMIPPSERKAVSTRDSRSIVGLVELTGIKDQDDINQEISQLQSEKRILETEIRQKEEALRQRNSEVQAGPFSRRVSQTSSPKPKESDPFAASDPFGSDSFGGKSGFDDFSQMSKK
- the LOC127951645 gene encoding epidermal growth factor receptor substrate 15-like 1 isoform X4, producing the protein MSSRLTLALRVHETESCARARGSGNMAALTPLSQLSSGNPAYESFYRQVDPGNTGKVGTLCQIWDLSDIDKDGHLDKEEFSVAMHLVYAAREKESVPSTLPSALIPPSKHKKIAGALPGSVPILPSTPFLLNENLRPTPVLSKSPLGSSTNLSPSRQPQTHTQVTGGHTAYGKLTKEQFCLAMHLIQEKVKGVDPPRSLSPQMIPPSERKAVSTRDSRSIVGLVELTGIKDQDDINQEISQLQRFLVHSEKRILETEIRQKEEALRQRNSEVQAGPFSRRVSQTSSPKPKESEVRRSSWSG
- the LOC127951645 gene encoding epidermal growth factor receptor substrate 15-like 1 isoform X1; the encoded protein is MSSRLTLALRVHETESCARARGSGNMAALTPLSQLSSGNPAYESFYRQVDPGNTGKVGTLCQIWDLSDIDKDGHLDKEEFSVAMHLVYAAREKESVPSTLPSALIPPSKHKKIAGALPGSVPILPSTPFLLNENLRPTPVLSKSPLGSSTNLSPSRQPQTHTQVTGGHTAYGKLTKEQFCLAMHLIQEKVKGVDPPRSLSPQMIPPSERKAVSTRDSRSIVGLVELTGIKDQDDINQEISQLQRFLVHSEKRILETEIRQKEEALRQRNSEVQEDSLVKSRMAVFNSSGSQGLNIDPFQSEDPFNKGRSLQQKSQPDIESQT